Sequence from the Rhabdothermincola salaria genome:
CGACGAAGGCCGCGCCGCGGTCGTAGCTGGCCTGGGAGAGCTCGAGGCCGAGGAGCTTCTCGACGAAGCGGTCCGACGAGTGGGCCTCCACCCGTCGCCGGCGCAACGCCTCGGTGAGCATCGGGTAGTCCTGCACCAGCCCGTGGCCCACCGTGTCCATGATGTGGTCGACGTAGCCGACGATGGCCATGACCAAGGCCTCGAGGCGGGGCAGCAGCTCGCGCTGGGCGGGCGACTGGATGGCGCCGAGCAGGATCTCGGGGTCGCCGAACATCGACTGCTGCAGGTTGGTGAGCGAGGAGGGATCGCCGGGGTCGATGTCGCCCAGGCGGTCCTCGAGGGCGGAGGAGTCGGGCTGGAACCCGCTCACGTAGGCCAGCAGCAGCTCGTCGAGCCGGGTCCGGACGTGGGGGAGGCGCAGCACCGTGTGGGTGGCGACCTCCTGCACGCAGACCCAGAGGCGCAGGTCGTCGGGGGGCAGGCTCCACTCCTCGCCGAACTCGTCGAGGTTGGCCACCACCACCATGAGCTCGTCGGACGGGGGGCGGGGGATGGGGAGGTCGTACTGGCCGAGGGCCCGGCGGGCCAGGTGGCCGACCATCGATCCGGCGGTCATGCCGAGCATCATGGGGCCGACCATCTGCATCAGCGGGGCCATGAAGCCGAGCGGGTCGGCGGGGTCGGGGCTCTCGGGTTCGGCGGCAGGGGAGTGCAGCGCACCGGCGAGCGCTTCGAAGAGGGGACGCCAGGCGTCGAGCGTGGCGTTCACCCACTGGCCGCGCGTGACCGGGGTGATGGCGATGCCCCGGCCGGTGGCCGAGGAGGGCAGCCCGGTGGCGGTGCCCACGTGGAGCTCGGCCACTCGGGCCAGCTGCTCGATCTTGATCCGCTCGAGCGGATCGACGTTGGTCTCCTGGCCTCCGTCGGTGGCGACGGTGTAGGCCAGCTGCCGGGCAGCGTCCCATCCGACCGGGCCCTGCTGGGAGAACAACCGGGCGAGGTCGCCGAAGATGGGCAGCCCTTCGAAGGGGTTGGTGCCCCCCTGTCCGAAGGGGTCGTCGGGGGTGTCGGGGGGTTCCGGGCTCACCCGGTTCAGCGTAGGCCCCATGCGCGTCGTCCCCGCCTCGGGTGTGCCGGTTCCGCCGACGTCGGGGCATGATGGGCCCGGATGGGCAACGTCGTGGTGGTGACCGGAGCTGCGGGCTCGATCGGCCGGCGGGTCGTGGACGACGTGGCGTCCGACCGCCTCGTCCGCCGCGTGGTCGCCGTCGATCGCGCCGGGATGGCGTCGTCGACCCCCGGATCGACGCACCGCGCCGAGGTGCGATCGGTGCCCTTCGCGCTCGACGATCCTCGTCTGGCCGGCGCCGTGGCCGGAGCCACCGAGGTGATCTTGGTGAGCGCCGCGTCGGGCCCGGAGCTCGACGGCACGGGCGGAGCCGAGGTCGACCTCGACGGCGTCTCGGCCCTGCTCGGGGTGCTCGGGGACGTCGACACCCTGGAGCACATGGTGGTGGTGTCGTCAGGGCTGGTCTACGGCTCGAGCCCCGACAACCCTCTGCCCCTCACCGAGCGGGTGCGGGCCCGCCCCGATCCCGAGGTGCCCGCCGCCGTGGCCAAGGCCGAGCTCGAGCACCGGGTGCGGCGCTGGGCCGTGCAGCACCAGGTCCCGTGCACGGTGCTGCGGCCCAGCGTGGTGGTGGCCCCCGAGAACGCCCGTTGGCTGGGTCGGTCGCCGTGGTCCAGCGCCGGGCTGCAGGTGGCGGGGGCCGAGCCGCCCGTGCAGTTCCTCCACGTCGACGACCTGGTGACCGCGGTCGCCGCCG
This genomic interval carries:
- a CDS encoding NAD-dependent epimerase/dehydratase family protein, producing the protein MGNVVVVTGAAGSIGRRVVDDVASDRLVRRVVAVDRAGMASSTPGSTHRAEVRSVPFALDDPRLAGAVAGATEVILVSAASGPELDGTGGAEVDLDGVSALLGVLGDVDTLEHMVVVSSGLVYGSSPDNPLPLTERVRARPDPEVPAAVAKAELEHRVRRWAVQHQVPCTVLRPSVVVAPENARWLGRSPWSSAGLQVAGAEPPVQFLHVDDLVTAVAAVRRSRPDAVVNVAPDGWITADERRALKGPAARVRLPRAVAVGVARLGRGLRVDWGDPSAVIASAAPWVLANDRLKATGWRPTHTSEEAFVVVDPGGPWSRLTPRDRQTLALGSLGVAVATALGVVLAVVQRLRRAGRR
- a CDS encoding zinc-dependent metalloprotease, whose translation is MSPEPPDTPDDPFGQGGTNPFEGLPIFGDLARLFSQQGPVGWDAARQLAYTVATDGGQETNVDPLERIKIEQLARVAELHVGTATGLPSSATGRGIAITPVTRGQWVNATLDAWRPLFEALAGALHSPAAEPESPDPADPLGFMAPLMQMVGPMMLGMTAGSMVGHLARRALGQYDLPIPRPPSDELMVVVANLDEFGEEWSLPPDDLRLWVCVQEVATHTVLRLPHVRTRLDELLLAYVSGFQPDSSALEDRLGDIDPGDPSSLTNLQQSMFGDPEILLGAIQSPAQRELLPRLEALVMAIVGYVDHIMDTVGHGLVQDYPMLTEALRRRRVEAHSSDRFVEKLLGLELSQASYDRGAAFVGGVVERSGAEGLARLWESDRTLPTPAEIDAPGLWLARIDLPD